The following proteins are encoded in a genomic region of Hyla sarda isolate aHylSar1 chromosome 3, aHylSar1.hap1, whole genome shotgun sequence:
- the LOC130360652 gene encoding protein spinster homolog 1-like, with amino-acid sequence MASPQDPLLKEEEEAMEDHSDMDVEKGDIPERQNLPSLSSKSTARSIMTVVILAFVNLLIYANRSSVAGVLPYIQKAYDTNASLSGLLNTLFIGSYVLVAPIAGYLGDHCNKKYTFCAGVIIWLSMTLTLSFIPDGYFLLFLLTSGLVGAGEATFCTIAPSIIADLFTSDQRTRMLNVFYSVIPVGCGLGYIIGPKVTDAARGDWHWAFRVTPGLGLIAVALMILVTKESPRVTTNGKKNNKSPKFAKFATDLKKLFKNRSFMLTTLGSSAVSYIVGAIGVWGPSYLTYARILLQEKDPCRAEPCDYHDILIFGVVTVVSGILGVVAGSEISKKYRKSNPRADPLVCGCAMMISGPFLLLALTFGNISLVATYIFIFIGETLLAVNFTLISDIILKVVTPWRRSSALAVQMTIYHLLGDAGSPYLIGLISDTYERGYAKSPLLTYRSLEYALMTCTIMAVIGGAFFMATALFIERDEKEAEMESEPPSSSSSSLLPADENRASDYRDL; translated from the coding sequence atggcctctccacaagacccattgctgaaggaggaggaagaagcaatggaggaccatagtgatatggatgtagaaaagggcgatatccctgagaggcagaacctgccatcgcTAAGCAGCaagtccaccgcacgttccatcatgaCCGTAGTGATCCttgcctttgttaatttgctcatctatgcaaatcgctccagcgtggcgggggtgctgccttatatacagaaagcttatgacaccaatgctagtctgtccggcttattgaatacattgttcatcggaagctacgtgctggttgCACCAATTGctggatatttgggcgaccactgtaataagaaatatactttttgcgcaggagtcatcatTTGgttgagcatgacacttaccctgtcgtTTATCCCCGACGGgtatttcctgctcttcctgctgacgagtggactggtcGGAGCTGGAGAGGcaactttctgcaccatcgccccctccatcattgcagaccttttcacaagtgaccagcggacccgcatgctgaacgtgttttactctgtcatacctgtaggctgcggacttggatacatcatcgggcccaaagtgactgatgcagcaaggggcgattggcactgggcgtttcgggtcacccctggcctgggcctcatagctgtggctttgatgattttggtcacaaaggagtcTCCAAGAgtgactacaaacgggaagaagaacaacaaatccccgAAGTTTGCTAAATttgcgacagatctgaaaaaactatttaaaaatcgaagcttcatgttaaccaccctGGGATCGTCAGCTGTATCCtacatagtgggagccataggtgtatggggtccatcATACCTGACCTACGCACGAATACTcttacaagagaaggacccttgccgcgctgaaccgtgtgactatcacgacatcctaatatttggtgtggttacagtcgtctccggcattctgggagttgtagcagggtcgGAGATAAGTAAAAAATATCgtaaatccaacccacgggcggacccgcttgtgtgtggctgCGCGATGATGATCTCCggcccttttcttctgttggcattgacttttggcaacatcagcctcgttgccacctacatcttcatcttcatcggagagacgcttctggcagtaaatttcaccctcatatctgacattatactaaaagtagtaactccgtggaggagatcttcagctctggccgtgcagatgacaatctatcacctcctaggtgacgccggcagcccgtacctcatcggcctgatatctgacacctatgaacgaggatatgccaaatcccctcttctgacataccgcagcctggagtatgccctcatgacctgcaccatcaTGGCAGTCAttggaggggccttcttcatggccactgCTCTatttatagagagggacgaaaaagaagcagagatggaatctgaacctccgtcatcctcctcctcctcactgcttcccgCTGATGAGAACCGCGCTTCAGACTACAGAGATCTGTAA